The following coding sequences lie in one Myxococcus xanthus genomic window:
- the aroC gene encoding chorismate synthase, producing MNTFGELFRLTTFGESHGPALGAILDGCPAGVPLTREQIQVALDRRRPGQSTITTARSEPDQVEILSGVFEDKTLGTPIAAIVRNTNQRSGDYEKLKAEDRPGHADAVWRERFKHRDHRGGGRTSGRETLCRVIGGAIAEAYLARDVPSIRTVAYVSQVGNLVAAVPAPGLTREQVDAHATRCPDVAIRDEMSQRILTAKEAGDSLGGAIDVRVEGLPVGLGEPIFGKLKARIAQALGSIGAVTGVVWGPPDLLERIGQPGIQFHAVKDAYGGIQGGLANGEPMQIRTFFKPPATLQEHAKGGRHDPCIMPRAVPVLEAMVSLVIADLVLHLNARPHAP from the coding sequence GCGCTCGGCGCCATCCTGGATGGCTGCCCCGCCGGCGTGCCCCTGACGCGCGAGCAGATTCAAGTCGCGCTGGACCGTCGGCGCCCCGGCCAGTCCACCATCACCACCGCGCGCAGCGAACCGGACCAGGTGGAGATCCTGTCCGGCGTCTTCGAGGACAAGACGCTGGGCACGCCCATCGCCGCCATCGTGCGCAACACCAACCAGCGCTCGGGGGACTACGAGAAGCTGAAGGCCGAGGACCGGCCCGGCCACGCGGACGCCGTGTGGCGCGAGCGATTCAAGCACCGTGACCACCGCGGCGGCGGGCGCACCAGCGGGCGCGAGACGCTCTGCCGGGTCATCGGCGGCGCTATCGCCGAGGCGTACCTCGCCCGTGACGTGCCTTCCATCCGCACCGTCGCCTACGTGTCCCAGGTGGGCAACCTGGTGGCCGCCGTACCCGCGCCAGGACTCACCCGCGAGCAGGTGGACGCCCACGCCACGCGCTGCCCGGACGTCGCCATCCGCGACGAGATGTCCCAGCGCATCCTCACCGCGAAGGAGGCGGGCGACAGCCTGGGCGGCGCCATTGACGTGCGCGTGGAGGGCCTGCCCGTGGGTCTGGGCGAGCCCATCTTCGGCAAGCTCAAGGCGCGCATCGCCCAGGCCCTGGGCAGCATCGGCGCCGTCACGGGCGTCGTCTGGGGCCCGCCGGACCTGCTCGAGCGCATTGGCCAGCCCGGCATCCAGTTCCACGCCGTGAAGGACGCGTACGGCGGCATCCAGGGCGGGCTCGCCAATGGCGAGCCGATGCAGATCCGAACCTTCTTCAAGCCGCCCGCGACGCTACAGGAGCATGCGAAGGGTGGCCGTCACGACCCGTGCATCATGCCCCGCGCCGTCCCGGTGCTGGAGGCCATGGTGTCGCTCGTCATCGCCGACCTCGTCCTCCACCTCAACGCGAGGCCCCACGCGCCATGA